The Papaver somniferum cultivar HN1 chromosome 3, ASM357369v1, whole genome shotgun sequence genome includes a region encoding these proteins:
- the LOC113357695 gene encoding floral homeotic protein PMADS 1-like isoform X1 produces MGRGKIEIKRIENPTNRQVTYSKRRSGIFKKAKELTILCDAQVCLIMFSNTGKVCEYVSPSTTMKEFFDRFRRVTNIDLWASQYETLQEELKKQKQINSRLKKEIRQRTGQDDLNELTFEELRSLEANLLSSVEIVRLRKFHVLGSHTETSKKRNKAMEETHKNLLRATYSQADREEEFLFYAIPADREGDHNGDYLSSSSSMRRLSISGGDCENSQITFQLQPSQPNLHHAAGGGYLYNQHYA; encoded by the exons ATGGGTAGAGGAAAGATAGAGATAAAGAGAATAGAGAACCCAACAAACAGACAAGTAACTTACTCTAAGAGAAGATCAGGGATTTTTAAGAAAGCTAAAGAACTTACTATTCTTTGCGATGCTCAAGTTTGTCTCATCATGTTTTCTAATACTGGCAAAGTTTGTGAATACGTTAGTCCGTCTACTAC taTGAAGGAGTTTTTCGATAGGTTTCGACGGGTTACTAATATTGATCTATGGGCTTCTCAATATGAG ACTTTGCAAGAAGAGTTGAAAAAGCAGAAGCAGATTAACAGTAGACTAAAGAAAGAGATCAG ACAGAGGACTGGACAAGATGATTTGAATGAACTTACCTTTGAAGAACTGCGCAGTCTGGAGGCCAATTTGCTGAGTTCTGTGGAGATCGTCCGTCTCCGTAAG TTTCATGTTCTTGGCTCCCACACTGAAACCTCCAAGAAAAGA AATAAAGCCATGGAGGAAACTCACAAGAATCTCCTACGTGCAACTTAT TCTCAGGCTGATAGAGAAGAGGAGTTCCTGTTCTATGCAATTCCTGCTGATAGGGAAGGCGATCACAATGGTGACTATCTATCCTCGTCGTCATCAATGAGAAGGCTGTCAATAAGTGGTGGTGATTGTGAGAATTCGCAAATTACATTTCAACTTCAACCGAGCCAGCCAAATCTTCACCATGCAGCAGGAGGAGGATACTTGTACAATCAACACTATGCTTGA
- the LOC113357695 gene encoding floral homeotic protein PMADS 1-like isoform X2, whose translation MGRGKIEIKRIENPTNRQVTYSKRRSGIFKKAKELTILCDAQVCLIMFSNTGKVCEYVSPSTTMKEFFDRFRRVTNIDLWASQYETLQEELKKQKQINSRLKKEIRQRTGQDDLNELTFEELRSLEANLLSSVEIVRLRKFHVLGSHTETSKKRNKAMEETHKNLLRATYADREEEFLFYAIPADREGDHNGDYLSSSSSMRRLSISGGDCENSQITFQLQPSQPNLHHAAGGGYLYNQHYA comes from the exons ATGGGTAGAGGAAAGATAGAGATAAAGAGAATAGAGAACCCAACAAACAGACAAGTAACTTACTCTAAGAGAAGATCAGGGATTTTTAAGAAAGCTAAAGAACTTACTATTCTTTGCGATGCTCAAGTTTGTCTCATCATGTTTTCTAATACTGGCAAAGTTTGTGAATACGTTAGTCCGTCTACTAC taTGAAGGAGTTTTTCGATAGGTTTCGACGGGTTACTAATATTGATCTATGGGCTTCTCAATATGAG ACTTTGCAAGAAGAGTTGAAAAAGCAGAAGCAGATTAACAGTAGACTAAAGAAAGAGATCAG ACAGAGGACTGGACAAGATGATTTGAATGAACTTACCTTTGAAGAACTGCGCAGTCTGGAGGCCAATTTGCTGAGTTCTGTGGAGATCGTCCGTCTCCGTAAG TTTCATGTTCTTGGCTCCCACACTGAAACCTCCAAGAAAAGA AATAAAGCCATGGAGGAAACTCACAAGAATCTCCTACGTGCAACTTAT GCTGATAGAGAAGAGGAGTTCCTGTTCTATGCAATTCCTGCTGATAGGGAAGGCGATCACAATGGTGACTATCTATCCTCGTCGTCATCAATGAGAAGGCTGTCAATAAGTGGTGGTGATTGTGAGAATTCGCAAATTACATTTCAACTTCAACCGAGCCAGCCAAATCTTCACCATGCAGCAGGAGGAGGATACTTGTACAATCAACACTATGCTTGA